The following are encoded together in the Pseudoalteromonas piscicida genome:
- a CDS encoding MmcQ/YjbR family DNA-binding protein — protein sequence MDQKSVHEYLQAKPATFITKPFAQDVDVYKVQHKMFATLTEGKEGQVDEDGEPVWWLNVKCDPDEALLLRDKYSSVVPGYHMNKRLWNTVILDGTIPEDEIKKMIDDSYQIVVDNLPTAQREELASKVTQR from the coding sequence ATGGATCAGAAAAGCGTACATGAATATTTGCAGGCCAAGCCTGCAACCTTTATCACGAAGCCTTTTGCGCAAGACGTAGATGTGTACAAAGTTCAACATAAAATGTTTGCAACTCTAACTGAGGGGAAAGAGGGGCAAGTAGATGAAGATGGTGAACCGGTTTGGTGGTTAAATGTAAAATGCGACCCTGACGAAGCATTATTGCTTAGAGACAAGTATTCATCTGTTGTGCCTGGTTATCACATGAATAAGCGTCTTTGGAATACAGTCATCTTAGATGGCACTATTCCAGAAGACGAAATAAAGAAGATGATCGATGATTCTTATCAAATCGTCGTAGATAACCTACCGACCGCACAACGTGAAGAACTTGCCAGCAAAGTCACGCAACGTTAA
- a CDS encoding putative bifunctional diguanylate cyclase/phosphodiesterase gives MSLKIKTITINALLLSLTPHAIYASEASVLTGAQLAWLVPCVIALLSIPYLVWSNHQLKKSTLQLKHSEQRFKSTIEGSGDTLWDWNIQSGEIVRINDKYGMNSAKPGSVIPNQHRIHPQDLLIVEKLMKQHFAEKTPFFEASYRIKDELGQYHWVLDRGKIIEKDANLNPLRMTGTVRDISHFKSTEERLNLFAKCVESLTDAIAIYDRHYNLVDLNPSYLKLFGGQREHYLNKHFSLPGYDNKFVAQVKAQLKQTEHWQEELKLRNAADVLLPIEITIDEIKNNHGQISNYVVVYSDLTERKKAESQLHNLSNRDRTTGLPNRNLFFTNLQKLSLQGTHHALLVFDLDNFKKINDSLGHQLGDTLLAKLAMRLNKLARQQDTFYRLGGDEFALVISGTNDIHTITRTAKQFLAAIATPFKIANHELVITSSVGIVLCPEDGKSPESLLKNADTAMYHAKQKGNHYLFFNDSMNEQAVKRLQIENLMRYGLKEDHFVVYYQPKMNIKTGELVGMEALVRFITPKKGVISPGVFIPIAEETGQIIEIGEVVLDKACRDVKRWIDKGLFNGRVAVNLSAKQFSLPDLTTRIDIILQKNQLPSYFLELEITEGTVMDDPKEAISIMRSLSARGIHLAMDDFGTGYSSLAYLKQFPLNTLKVDKAFIDDMGNERGRNMVDSIVTIAHNLDLHVVAEGVENEEQLNILEQLNCQTVQGYYYSKPLSSSEFEQFLKQHTPSEKPNLQLVQ, from the coding sequence ATGAGCCTAAAAATAAAAACAATAACAATCAATGCACTACTTTTATCACTGACTCCGCATGCAATATACGCCAGTGAAGCAAGTGTATTAACTGGTGCCCAGTTAGCCTGGCTCGTACCATGTGTGATTGCTCTGCTCAGCATTCCTTACTTAGTTTGGTCAAATCACCAACTCAAAAAATCAACTCTTCAACTTAAGCATTCAGAACAACGATTTAAAAGTACGATTGAAGGCAGTGGTGATACATTATGGGACTGGAACATTCAATCAGGTGAAATTGTTCGGATCAACGACAAATACGGCATGAATTCTGCGAAGCCTGGCAGCGTTATACCTAACCAGCATAGGATCCACCCGCAAGACTTATTAATCGTCGAAAAGCTGATGAAACAGCATTTCGCGGAAAAAACACCATTCTTTGAAGCAAGTTATCGTATTAAAGACGAGCTTGGTCAGTACCACTGGGTGTTAGACAGAGGCAAAATCATCGAGAAAGATGCCAACCTCAACCCTTTAAGAATGACAGGTACGGTTCGCGATATCAGCCACTTTAAGAGCACCGAGGAAAGGCTAAACCTATTTGCAAAATGTGTTGAATCACTTACTGACGCAATCGCAATTTATGACCGACACTATAATTTAGTCGATCTAAATCCGAGCTACCTTAAATTATTTGGTGGTCAACGAGAACATTATCTAAATAAACATTTTAGCTTACCGGGCTATGACAATAAGTTTGTTGCTCAAGTAAAAGCCCAGCTTAAACAAACAGAGCATTGGCAAGAAGAGCTCAAACTTCGTAATGCGGCAGATGTACTCTTGCCTATCGAAATTACGATTGATGAAATTAAAAATAATCACGGCCAGATAAGCAACTATGTGGTTGTTTACTCTGATTTAACCGAGCGCAAAAAAGCAGAATCTCAACTCCACAATTTATCGAATCGCGATCGTACAACCGGTCTTCCCAATCGCAACCTGTTCTTTACTAATCTACAAAAGCTATCGTTACAAGGGACGCACCATGCCCTACTCGTCTTCGACTTAGATAACTTTAAAAAGATCAACGATTCGCTGGGCCACCAACTAGGCGATACTCTGCTTGCGAAACTGGCCATGCGGCTAAATAAACTCGCTCGCCAACAAGATACCTTTTACCGACTCGGTGGTGACGAATTTGCGCTGGTGATTTCAGGCACCAACGATATTCACACGATTACACGTACAGCAAAACAATTTCTAGCGGCGATAGCGACACCTTTTAAAATAGCTAATCACGAGTTAGTGATCACCTCTTCTGTGGGGATTGTACTGTGCCCTGAAGATGGCAAGTCTCCTGAAAGCCTGCTGAAAAATGCAGATACCGCTATGTATCATGCCAAGCAAAAGGGTAACCATTATTTATTCTTTAATGATTCAATGAACGAGCAAGCGGTTAAGCGTCTGCAAATTGAAAACTTAATGCGCTATGGCCTCAAAGAAGATCACTTTGTTGTCTACTATCAGCCAAAAATGAATATTAAAACCGGCGAGCTGGTTGGCATGGAAGCACTCGTCCGTTTCATTACCCCAAAAAAGGGGGTGATAAGCCCTGGTGTATTTATCCCTATCGCAGAAGAAACCGGACAGATCATCGAAATTGGTGAAGTCGTTTTAGACAAAGCATGCCGTGATGTAAAGCGCTGGATTGATAAAGGACTGTTCAATGGCAGAGTTGCGGTGAATTTATCAGCAAAACAGTTTAGCTTGCCGGATCTAACCACTCGTATCGACATTATCTTGCAAAAAAATCAACTTCCTTCTTATTTTCTTGAGTTAGAAATCACAGAAGGAACGGTGATGGACGATCCAAAAGAAGCAATTTCGATAATGCGCTCACTTAGTGCTAGAGGGATACACTTAGCCATGGATGACTTTGGTACTGGCTATTCGTCACTGGCTTATCTCAAGCAATTTCCGCTAAATACACTCAAGGTCGATAAGGCATTTATCGATGATATGGGTAACGAGCGCGGTAGAAACATGGTTGACTCTATTGTCACTATCGCGCATAACTTAGATCTTCACGTTGTTGCGGAAGGGGTTGAAAATGAAGAACAACTCAATATTTTAGAGCAGCTAAACTGCCAAACAGTTCAGGGCTATTACTATTCAAAACCGCTTTCAAGCAGTGAATTTGAACAATTTTTAAAGCAACACACCCCAAGTGAAAAACCAAACCTACAGCTCGTGCAATAG
- a CDS encoding insulinase family protein, with product MKLSNNDSRQYQLLTLDNGLRVLLINDDSTAKCAVSLTVNVGHFDDPEDRQGMAHFLEHMLFLGTVEHPDSGGFSQFISQYGGQSNAWTGTEHSSYYFDCDAERLDEALARFSQFFVSPLLSDSDTEKEREAIDAEFKMKIKDDGRRIYQVHKETINPKHPFAKFSVGTRDTLADRNGNIASELRAFFNNYYKAQWMTLVVAGPQPLTALESYCLPFAKIIGTKEEKPAIQAPMYRECDLQLELKIKPRKHMQKLIVSFAMPNPTDLYRHKSVSFLAHLLGYEGKGSLYSILKSQGWINALSAGGGITGSNFRDFNISFALTDEGIEYYEDIVEMLFEYLALIKQNTAALPRLYQDKSTLLDIAFDNQEVGRMLDWVNSISVNMHHYEEEDFLYGDYRMDGFSQEQHEKLLMHLCPTNMRLVLIHPHVEVSKKAKWYNTPYSVSPIAKDWIESLYNVHMPLPQMSLPLINPYLSAKNPLHDVEDDQDTPIRLADQPGFEFWFKQDLTFRVTKGHFYLEIDSAPSVTCHKHMALSRLFADLFMDAVAERFYSAELAGLSYHINSHQGGLTLHTAGLTGNQITLVLELVEALLNQPIHAARFAEYKKQLIRHWKNHNKNKPVSELFSRLGAHLMPWNPSPEDLACALKSASFNEFQLFRKQFFSAIHVKAFMHGNWQLKHAEKLKTSVHGLFSNSEILEDLKRPLNELTRLTEDNIEREGSDYAFIEYFQSRTDSVEEKVTMMAINNLINQDYFEQLRTREQLGYLVGAGYAPFNTRAGIAFYIQSPNFDSKHLLARHNRFLKQFAKQLHQFDEVSWQRSKESLLLHISEQDKNLRLRAQRLWISITNDFHQFDMQQRLIQALADLELEDILVYIDKMLEPNAPRLVLKCN from the coding sequence TTGAAACTGAGTAATAATGATAGTCGGCAGTACCAATTACTAACACTGGACAATGGTCTTAGAGTCTTGTTGATCAACGACGATTCAACCGCTAAGTGCGCCGTATCATTAACCGTTAATGTTGGTCATTTTGACGATCCTGAAGATCGCCAAGGGATGGCACACTTTTTAGAACATATGCTGTTTCTTGGTACCGTTGAGCACCCTGACTCTGGTGGGTTTTCTCAATTTATTAGTCAGTATGGTGGCCAGAGCAATGCATGGACAGGTACTGAGCATTCAAGCTATTACTTTGACTGTGACGCCGAACGATTAGATGAAGCATTAGCGCGTTTTAGCCAATTCTTTGTATCTCCTTTATTGAGTGATAGCGACACAGAAAAAGAACGAGAGGCGATTGACGCTGAGTTTAAGATGAAAATCAAAGATGATGGCCGTCGCATCTATCAAGTTCATAAAGAAACCATCAATCCTAAGCATCCGTTTGCCAAGTTCTCTGTTGGTACACGGGATACTCTCGCGGATCGTAATGGTAATATCGCCAGTGAATTACGCGCATTTTTTAATAATTATTATAAGGCTCAGTGGATGACACTGGTTGTTGCCGGACCACAACCGTTGACCGCCTTGGAATCCTACTGTTTACCGTTTGCGAAAATAATTGGCACCAAAGAAGAAAAACCAGCGATACAGGCCCCAATGTATCGTGAATGCGACTTACAATTAGAGTTAAAGATCAAACCTCGAAAGCATATGCAAAAACTCATTGTCAGTTTTGCCATGCCAAACCCTACAGATTTATACCGTCATAAAAGTGTGAGCTTTTTAGCTCATTTATTAGGGTATGAAGGTAAAGGCTCGCTGTATTCTATCCTCAAGTCACAAGGTTGGATCAATGCACTATCAGCCGGAGGTGGGATCACTGGCAGTAACTTCAGAGATTTTAACATCAGCTTTGCTCTTACCGATGAAGGGATTGAATACTATGAAGACATAGTGGAAATGCTGTTCGAGTACTTGGCATTAATTAAGCAAAATACCGCCGCACTACCACGCCTATATCAAGACAAAAGTACTTTGCTGGATATCGCGTTTGATAACCAAGAAGTCGGCCGTATGTTAGACTGGGTAAATTCAATCAGCGTTAATATGCACCACTATGAGGAAGAAGATTTTCTCTATGGTGATTATCGCATGGATGGTTTTTCTCAAGAGCAGCACGAAAAACTACTGATGCATTTGTGCCCAACCAACATGCGCCTCGTGCTCATCCACCCTCATGTTGAGGTAAGTAAAAAGGCCAAGTGGTATAACACGCCATACAGTGTCTCGCCGATAGCAAAGGATTGGATTGAGTCACTCTATAATGTGCATATGCCATTACCGCAAATGTCACTGCCTTTAATTAACCCTTACCTGAGTGCGAAGAATCCACTTCATGATGTTGAGGACGATCAAGATACACCGATCCGTTTAGCTGATCAGCCTGGGTTTGAGTTTTGGTTTAAACAGGATTTGACTTTTAGAGTGACCAAAGGGCACTTTTATCTCGAAATAGATTCAGCCCCATCCGTCACCTGTCACAAGCATATGGCACTATCTCGCCTGTTTGCCGATCTCTTTATGGATGCAGTCGCAGAGCGTTTTTATAGCGCAGAATTGGCTGGCCTTAGTTACCATATTAATTCTCATCAAGGTGGCTTAACGCTTCATACCGCAGGACTTACTGGTAATCAAATCACCTTGGTGTTAGAGCTTGTAGAGGCACTACTGAACCAACCAATTCATGCAGCTCGCTTTGCAGAATACAAAAAGCAACTTATTCGCCATTGGAAAAATCACAATAAGAATAAGCCAGTTAGCGAACTATTTAGCCGACTTGGCGCACACTTGATGCCATGGAACCCTAGCCCTGAAGATTTAGCCTGTGCGCTCAAAAGTGCCAGCTTTAACGAATTTCAACTATTTCGAAAGCAGTTTTTTTCAGCAATTCACGTCAAAGCTTTCATGCATGGCAACTGGCAGTTAAAACATGCCGAGAAATTAAAAACATCAGTACACGGACTGTTTTCTAACAGCGAAATTCTAGAAGATTTGAAACGTCCACTAAACGAGTTAACGAGACTGACGGAAGACAATATTGAGCGCGAAGGCAGTGATTATGCCTTCATTGAATATTTTCAATCACGTACCGATTCTGTTGAAGAAAAAGTCACCATGATGGCGATTAATAACCTCATTAATCAAGATTATTTTGAACAATTAAGAACGAGGGAACAGCTCGGTTATTTGGTTGGCGCTGGATATGCGCCATTCAACACCCGTGCGGGTATTGCCTTTTATATTCAATCGCCCAATTTTGACAGTAAACACCTACTTGCACGACATAACAGATTCCTTAAACAGTTTGCCAAGCAGTTGCATCAGTTCGATGAGGTAAGTTGGCAGCGTTCGAAAGAAAGCTTGTTGCTACATATTTCTGAGCAAGACAAAAACTTGAGGCTAAGGGCGCAGCGTTTATGGATTTCAATCACCAATGACTTCCACCAATTTGATATGCAACAAAGATTAATCCAGGCTTTGGCCGACTTAGAATTAGAAGACATCCTTGTTTACATAGATAAGATGCTAGAGCCAAATGCTCCACGGCTGGTTTTAAAGTGTAATTAA
- the sixA gene encoding phosphohistidine phosphatase SixA, giving the protein MKTILIMRHGEAEPMQAEDASRNLTEQGLQQAKDVGEWLKQYFEIDAALVSPFVRAQQTAEQVLALQNPKFVETCSDIVPSGSAHTAIDYLETLISMYPEHQTWILVAHMPIVSYLVDRLCPDTMPIFSTAAVAIIEYNEQTGRAEFTSMQLP; this is encoded by the coding sequence ATGAAGACTATCTTAATTATGCGTCATGGCGAAGCTGAGCCTATGCAAGCCGAAGATGCAAGCAGAAACTTAACCGAACAGGGGTTGCAACAAGCTAAGGATGTAGGTGAATGGTTGAAACAATATTTTGAGATAGACGCAGCGCTTGTGAGTCCTTTCGTCAGAGCACAACAAACAGCGGAGCAAGTGCTTGCGCTGCAAAATCCCAAATTTGTTGAAACCTGTTCAGACATAGTACCGAGTGGCTCAGCACACACAGCTATTGATTATCTAGAAACGCTTATCTCTATGTATCCAGAACATCAAACCTGGATTTTGGTTGCACATATGCCGATAGTCAGCTATTTGGTAGATCGTTTGTGCCCTGATACGATGCCTATCTTCTCGACTGCCGCTGTCGCTATTATTGAATACAATGAACAGACTGGCCGTGCCGAATTCACATCGATGCAATTACCTTAA
- a CDS encoding TonB-dependent receptor yields MKAMKRSTLATLINATLFSAVAGTSFSSLAEEEQAKKNQLEVIQITARKRVENAQEVPVSVSALQGDNLNAYSSAGMDIRFMNAKIPSLSVESSFGRTFPRFYVRGLGNTDFDLNASQPVSLVVDEVVQENPILKGFPVFDISRIEVLRGPQGTLFGRNTPAGLVKFDTVKPSQEFDGYAAVSYGSRGAVDFEGAVGGSVTDRVSTRISALWQEQEDYIDVKAPGFEKEDSLGGYSEQAVRVQFLYEGDDFNGLLNYHYRDLDGRPIAFRANLIEKGTNNINPLYDNDVVYHDAASRSTQQVETQGLSLKLEWDLPEHTVTSITAWESAEIYSRADVDGGYGPNDAGVSGPGLIIFTSETADVIPEHNQYTQELRLSSNFSGDYNYQVGLFLFEEDLTIESYSFDTNGYDAAYAQYGVQNGYAYQDQDTSAWAVFGSFDYTVSDDLKVTAGLRYSDDEKEFYAKRTKNPTPWNGSPDVLDGTANPSDSHVSWDLSATYKLTDDVNLFGRLANGFRAPSVQGRILFGDEVTVAKSETTNSIEAGIKSDVLDGQGRVNATVFYYQMDDQQLTAVGGGSNFNRLVNADKTTGYGFELDTEWVLTDELNATFNLSYNKTELEDKNLAVAVCAQCTVTDPTYMVEGANGPEARAILDGNSLPHAPEWIANATLRYTKELENGEFFVYGDMSYRSEVDFFLYKSVEFEGEALFETGIRSGYLWFSGDNEYEVSAFVRNLFDEQVVIGGVDFNNNTGMLNQDRFIGAEFKVKFF; encoded by the coding sequence ATGAAAGCAATGAAAAGATCTACGTTAGCTACCCTTATTAATGCTACGTTGTTCTCTGCTGTGGCAGGTACTTCATTTTCTTCACTTGCTGAGGAAGAGCAAGCCAAAAAAAATCAACTAGAAGTTATTCAAATCACCGCTCGTAAACGTGTTGAAAACGCGCAGGAAGTGCCTGTGTCTGTGTCAGCGCTTCAAGGTGATAACTTGAATGCTTACAGCTCAGCGGGTATGGACATTCGCTTTATGAATGCGAAGATCCCAAGTTTATCGGTAGAATCTTCGTTTGGTCGTACTTTCCCACGTTTTTACGTACGTGGATTAGGTAACACTGACTTCGATCTAAATGCTTCTCAACCTGTATCTTTGGTTGTTGATGAAGTGGTTCAAGAAAACCCTATTCTAAAAGGCTTCCCTGTATTTGATATTTCACGTATTGAAGTATTACGAGGTCCTCAGGGCACGCTATTCGGTCGCAACACGCCAGCAGGTCTTGTTAAATTTGACACGGTGAAACCAAGCCAAGAGTTTGATGGCTATGCTGCTGTTTCTTATGGTAGCCGCGGTGCGGTAGACTTTGAAGGCGCAGTAGGCGGCTCAGTAACTGACCGTGTATCAACGCGTATTTCTGCATTGTGGCAGGAACAAGAAGATTATATCGATGTAAAAGCACCAGGCTTCGAAAAAGAAGATTCTCTAGGTGGTTACAGCGAGCAAGCCGTTCGTGTTCAATTCCTATATGAAGGCGATGATTTTAACGGCCTACTTAACTATCACTACCGTGATTTAGATGGTCGTCCAATTGCATTTCGTGCGAATCTAATCGAGAAAGGCACAAACAATATCAATCCATTGTACGACAACGATGTGGTTTATCACGATGCAGCTTCTCGTTCAACTCAGCAAGTAGAGACTCAAGGTTTGAGTTTAAAGCTTGAGTGGGACTTACCTGAGCATACAGTAACTTCAATCACGGCTTGGGAAAGTGCTGAAATCTATTCTCGTGCAGACGTTGATGGTGGTTACGGCCCAAATGATGCTGGCGTTTCAGGCCCAGGTTTGATTATTTTCACTTCTGAAACTGCAGATGTTATTCCAGAGCACAACCAGTATACGCAAGAGCTTCGTTTATCTAGTAACTTCTCAGGCGATTATAACTATCAGGTAGGTCTCTTCTTATTTGAAGAAGATCTGACGATTGAAAGCTACAGCTTCGATACGAATGGTTATGATGCTGCGTATGCCCAGTATGGCGTGCAAAACGGTTACGCTTACCAAGATCAAGATACATCGGCATGGGCGGTATTCGGCTCTTTTGATTACACCGTATCTGATGATTTAAAAGTAACTGCTGGTCTGCGTTATTCTGACGATGAGAAAGAGTTTTACGCTAAGCGTACTAAAAACCCGACACCTTGGAACGGCTCTCCTGACGTACTTGATGGCACCGCTAACCCAAGCGATAGCCACGTAAGCTGGGATTTAAGTGCCACTTATAAGCTAACTGATGACGTAAACTTGTTTGGTCGTCTTGCTAACGGCTTCCGTGCTCCAAGTGTTCAAGGCCGTATTTTGTTCGGTGATGAAGTAACTGTTGCTAAGTCAGAAACTACCAACTCGATTGAAGCAGGTATTAAGTCAGACGTACTTGATGGTCAAGGCCGCGTAAACGCGACGGTATTCTACTATCAGATGGACGACCAACAGCTAACGGCTGTAGGTGGCGGCTCAAACTTCAACCGTTTAGTGAATGCGGACAAGACTACCGGCTACGGCTTTGAGCTTGATACTGAGTGGGTGTTAACGGACGAGCTAAATGCGACGTTTAACCTAAGCTATAACAAAACGGAGTTGGAAGATAAAAACTTAGCTGTTGCGGTTTGTGCGCAGTGTACGGTCACGGATCCAACCTACATGGTTGAAGGTGCTAACGGCCCAGAAGCCCGTGCAATTTTGGACGGTAATAGCCTACCGCACGCACCTGAGTGGATCGCAAACGCAACGCTTCGCTATACAAAAGAGTTAGAGAATGGTGAGTTCTTCGTATATGGTGATATGTCTTACCGTAGCGAGGTCGACTTCTTCTTATACAAATCAGTAGAATTTGAAGGTGAAGCGTTATTTGAAACTGGTATTCGTTCAGGCTATTTGTGGTTCTCTGGTGACAACGAATACGAAGTATCGGCATTTGTTCGCAACCTATTCGACGAGCAGGTAGTTATTGGTGGTGTAGATTTCAATAACAATACCGGTATGTTGAACCAAGATCGCTTCATTGGTGCTGAATTCAAAGTGAAATTCTTCTAA
- a CDS encoding HAD family hydrolase, translating to MRFQAVLFDFDGTLVDSEALHYQSWMKVLAPYQIDYTEHDFCDEFSGVPTLEAARILKERHQLASSARDLCDEKNVVFVSTAAEVLPRLMYFATQVVELTSKRCPIALVTGSSRAEALPVLRHYQLLELFSVIVCKDDVEQPKPHPEPYRKALAALDIAPHEAVAIEDTCTGLTSAKEAGLTAVVVPNMHSNKQDLSLADHSFTDLEAVFQWLCPER from the coding sequence ATGCGTTTTCAGGCTGTTTTATTTGACTTTGACGGTACATTAGTTGATTCAGAAGCACTCCATTATCAAAGTTGGATGAAGGTGTTAGCCCCGTATCAAATTGATTATACGGAGCATGACTTTTGTGATGAATTCTCGGGTGTGCCAACACTCGAAGCCGCGCGTATACTGAAAGAAAGACACCAACTTGCGTCTTCTGCTCGCGATTTATGTGATGAAAAAAATGTCGTCTTTGTCTCAACTGCCGCTGAAGTACTCCCCAGATTAATGTATTTTGCAACGCAAGTGGTTGAACTAACCTCAAAGCGCTGTCCAATTGCACTCGTGACAGGAAGTAGTAGAGCAGAAGCACTTCCAGTTTTACGGCATTATCAGTTATTAGAGTTATTCTCTGTTATTGTGTGCAAAGATGATGTCGAACAGCCAAAGCCTCATCCAGAACCTTATCGCAAAGCGCTCGCCGCGCTAGACATTGCGCCACACGAAGCCGTGGCAATAGAAGACACCTGCACAGGGTTAACTTCGGCCAAAGAAGCGGGGTTAACCGCGGTTGTCGTGCCAAATATGCACTCTAATAAACAAGATTTAAGTCTTGCCGATCATTCATTTACTGATCTAGAAGCTGTCTTTCAATGGCTGTGCCCTGAAAGGTAA
- a CDS encoding DNA ligase encodes MRYLPCLLCLLLCFSNFLYGNETHTKIQLASVYQGDEDISNYLVSEKFDGVRAIWDGSQLRTRGGHLIKAPDWFTQGLPETWLDGELWAGYNNFAFVSAIARRHLPNNEHWRQVTYYVFDAPNSAEIFSKRHERYLSLLSHIELSHIKPVKQLSFGSVKALNDYYHAVLKRGGEGVILHAKNAKHEDGRTTNVLKYKPYLDDEAIVIKHLPGKGKYQGMMGSLLVRDEQGMEFKIGSGFSDEERASPPPIGSQITYRYQGYTKFGKPRFARFLRVRPKL; translated from the coding sequence ATGCGATATTTACCATGCTTATTATGTCTACTACTGTGTTTTTCCAATTTCCTTTATGGGAATGAAACCCACACAAAAATCCAGCTTGCTTCCGTATATCAAGGCGACGAAGATATTTCTAATTACCTTGTTAGTGAAAAATTTGATGGTGTTAGGGCCATTTGGGATGGCTCACAGCTGCGTACGCGTGGCGGTCATTTAATTAAGGCGCCTGACTGGTTTACGCAAGGGCTACCTGAGACATGGTTAGACGGCGAGTTGTGGGCTGGGTACAATAACTTCGCTTTTGTGAGCGCGATTGCGAGGCGCCATTTGCCTAACAATGAGCACTGGCGTCAAGTGACTTATTATGTATTTGACGCGCCAAATTCTGCAGAGATATTCTCCAAACGTCATGAGCGTTACTTAAGCCTACTAAGCCATATTGAGTTATCGCACATTAAACCCGTCAAGCAGCTATCATTTGGCTCCGTTAAGGCGTTAAACGATTATTATCATGCTGTCTTAAAGCGAGGCGGTGAAGGGGTTATTTTGCATGCTAAAAATGCCAAGCACGAAGATGGAAGAACAACCAACGTATTAAAATACAAGCCGTATCTTGACGACGAAGCCATCGTGATTAAGCATTTACCCGGTAAGGGAAAGTACCAAGGGATGATGGGATCGCTACTGGTGAGAGATGAACAAGGTATGGAGTTTAAAATTGGCTCGGGGTTTAGCGACGAAGAGCGCGCATCACCACCACCGATTGGTAGTCAAATTACCTATCGATACCAAGGATATACTAAGTTTGGTAAACCGCGTTTTGCGCGATTTTTAAGAGTAAGGCCAAAATTATAG
- the yeiP gene encoding elongation factor P-like protein YeiP, whose translation MPKASEIKKHAAIEYNGRVMIVRDIERSVPQGRAGGSLYRMRMYDVVDNSKVDETFKAEEMLTLADLNRRPAMLSYVDGDEYVFMDDEDYTPYHLNKESIAEQLLFIDESTKGLSIVVVQGMPVSIDLPSSVELVIEDTSPSIKGASASARTKPATLTTGLVVQVPEHISSGDKIKINTAESKFMGRAE comes from the coding sequence ATGCCAAAGGCAAGTGAAATAAAAAAACATGCCGCGATCGAGTATAACGGCCGCGTAATGATTGTTCGTGACATTGAGCGCTCAGTACCACAAGGTCGCGCTGGTGGTAGCCTATACCGTATGCGTATGTACGATGTAGTAGATAACTCTAAAGTAGATGAGACTTTTAAAGCGGAAGAGATGCTGACACTTGCAGATCTTAACCGTCGCCCTGCAATGCTTTCATATGTAGATGGTGATGAATATGTGTTTATGGATGATGAAGACTACACGCCATACCATCTAAATAAAGAGTCTATTGCTGAGCAATTATTGTTTATCGATGAATCAACTAAAGGTTTATCTATCGTCGTGGTTCAGGGCATGCCTGTTTCTATCGACTTACCTTCAAGCGTAGAGCTTGTGATTGAAGATACCTCTCCTTCAATCAAGGGCGCATCTGCTAGCGCTAGAACAAAGCCTGCGACATTAACGACTGGCCTTGTTGTTCAAGTTCCTGAGCATATTTCAAGCGGTGACAAAATTAAGATCAACACTGCTGAATCTAAGTTCATGGGCCGTGCAGAATAA